A single Diachasmimorpha longicaudata isolate KC_UGA_2023 chromosome 10, iyDiaLong2, whole genome shotgun sequence DNA region contains:
- the LOC135166813 gene encoding uncharacterized protein LOC135166813, translated as METVAHLWNLTNALVKIESPGVNKLRNHYIQCCRDLSDNVELPKNIFGPGAMCAHCGTLWRPVNATVRISKSRNHSRGVRKLIRRGANVDSSLSNFKGKLLDKCIKKRNNELVITCTVCHEKTRINLAKPKREKLKIERSGEEGHHLEQVKKKKKKRNRDKTAGLIINTPTNSATNKSFATKCNEKSATHTPQTSQVNKLNRRSQPQGITPVQQPKRFNISKLKGMINTTMTPGKKTSLHSFLTELGYDQLHRHGYDFKDRNHVRSINNLYR; from the exons ATGGAAACAGTGGCCCACCTGTGGAACTTGACAAACGCTCTTGTCAAGATCGAGTCTCCAGGTGTGAATAAGCTCAGGAACCACTACAT ACAATGCTGTCGCGATTTAAGCGATAATGTGGAATTaccgaaaaacatttttggtcCTGGGGCGATGTGTGCTCACTGTGGCACCTTGTGGAGGCCTGTTAATGCAACAGTGAGAATCAGTAAAAGTAGAAATCACTCGAGAGGAGTTAGGAAATTAATTCGTCGTGGGGCTAACGTTGATTCTAGTTTATCGAATTTCAAGGGAAAATTGTTAGACAAGTGTATTAAAAAACGAAATAACGAACTCGTGATTACGTGCACTGTTTGTCATGAGAAAACAAGAATTAATTTGGCGAAGccgaagagagaaaaattgaaaatcgaaCGTTCAGGGGAGGAGGGACACCATCTGGAGCAAgtcaagaagaagaagaagaagaggaacaGGGACAAGACAGCTGGATTGATCATCAACACGCCGACTAATTCAGCTACGAATAAATCATTTGCAACAAAATGCAACGAAAAATCGGCAACTCACACTCCACAAACATCTCAGGTCAATAAGTTGAACAGGAGATCACAGCCACAGGGGATTACGCCTGTACAACAGCCCAAGAGATTTAACATCTCGAAATTGAAGGGAATGATCAACACGACGATGACACCAGGGAAGAAGACGAGCTTGCATTCATTCTTGACCGAACTCGG ATACGATCAATTACACCGGCATGGATACGATTTCAAGGATCGTAATCACGTGAGATCGATAAATAATCTTTATCGATGA